In one Sesamum indicum cultivar Zhongzhi No. 13 linkage group LG12, S_indicum_v1.0, whole genome shotgun sequence genomic region, the following are encoded:
- the LOC105175499 gene encoding 4-hydroxy-tetrahydrodipicolinate reductase 2, chloroplastic isoform X2, which produces MAFVVKSPLSTSHASWRQQNNLLNPISDLKIAKRVADRFRYRVPSVRKFVASMASTQVQSSPPTVPSKSVGIPIMVNGCTGKMGRAVLEAAMAAGLNPVPVALGGPEDAGKILDFGGKQVEVHGPSDRESVLSSALNDHPNLIVVDYTVPAAVNDNATLYCKVGVPFVMGTTGGDRELLYKTVADSKVYAVISPQMGKQVVAFLAAMEIMAEQFPGAFSGYNLQVMESHQASKLDISGTAKAVISCFQKLGASFELEQVQQIRDPKLQVEMVGVPEEHLSGHAFHMYHLTSPDGTVSFEFQHNVCGRSIYAEGTVDAVLFLAKKVSSNADKRIYDMIDVLREGNMR; this is translated from the exons ATGGCGTTCGTTGTTAAAAGCCCATTAAGTACCAGCCACGCGAGTTGGCGCCAACAGAATAATCTGCTAAATCCAATTTCCGACCTGAAAATCGCAAAACGAGTGGCGGATAGATTTAGATATAGAGTTCCAAGTGTTCGAAAATTCGTGGCCTCAATGGCAAGCACCCAAGTACAATCTTCCCCGCCCACAGTTCCATCGAAGAGTGTTGGGATCCCTATCATG GTGAATGGCTGTACTGGAAAAATGGGGAGGGCTGTGCTCGAAGCCGCCATGGCTGCTGGGCTTAATCCTGTTCCTGTAGCATTGGGCGGCCCAGAGGATGCAGggaaaattttggattttggtggGAAGCAGGTTGAAGTGCACGGTCCATCTGATAGAGAATCTGTTCTATCTTCTGCGTTGAATGATCATCCTAACCTGATTGTGGTGGACTACACGGTGCCGGCTGCTGTGAATG ACAATGCTACATTGTATTGCAAAGTTGGGGTACCCTTTGTAATGGGAACCACTGGAGGAGATAGGGAACTTCTGTATAAGACCGTGGCTGACTCAAAGGTTTATGCTGTGATATCCCCCCAAATGGGTAAACAG GTGGTAGCATTTCTTGCAGCCATGGAAATTATGGCAGAACAATTTCCCGGTGCATTTTCTGGATATAACCTACAA GTGATGGAGTCACATCAAGCCAGCAAGTTAGATATATCTGGAACTGCTAAGGCGGTCATTTCTTGTTTCCAGAAGCTTGGTGCCTCATTTGAACTGGAGCAG GTTCAGCAAATACGGGACCCTAAGTTGCAAGTTGAGATGGTAGGTGTCCCAGAAGAGCATTTGTCTGGTCATGCATTCCACATGTATCACCTAACGTCACCTGATGGAAC TGTCTCCTTTGAGTTTCAGCACAATGTTTGTGGTAGATCAATCTATGCAGAGGGAACTGTTGATGCCGTACTTTTCCTCGCTAAGAAG GTTAGTTCAAATGCAGACAAGCGgatatatgatatgattgatGTTCTCCGGGAGGGTAATATGAGATGA
- the LOC105175499 gene encoding 4-hydroxy-tetrahydrodipicolinate reductase 1, chloroplastic isoform X1 produces the protein MAFVVKSPLSTSHASWRQQNNLLNPISDLKIAKRVADRFRYRVPSVRKFVASMASTQVQSSPPTVPSKSVGIPIMVNGCTGKMGRAVLEAAMAAGLNPVPVALGGPEDAGKILDFGGKQVEVHGPSDRESVLSSALNDHPNLIVVDYTVPAAVNDNATLYCKVGVPFVMGTTGGDRELLYKTVADSKVYAVISPQMGKQVVAFLAAMEIMAEQFPGAFSGYNLQVMESHQASKLDISGTAKAVISCFQKLGASFELEQVQQIRDPKLQVEMVGVPEEHLSGHAFHMYHLTSPDGTVSFEFQHNVCGRSIYAEGTVDAVLFLAKKVSSNADKRIYDMIDVLQILFPVLGIMFWLGPRCYLTWPTKLVP, from the exons ATGGCGTTCGTTGTTAAAAGCCCATTAAGTACCAGCCACGCGAGTTGGCGCCAACAGAATAATCTGCTAAATCCAATTTCCGACCTGAAAATCGCAAAACGAGTGGCGGATAGATTTAGATATAGAGTTCCAAGTGTTCGAAAATTCGTGGCCTCAATGGCAAGCACCCAAGTACAATCTTCCCCGCCCACAGTTCCATCGAAGAGTGTTGGGATCCCTATCATG GTGAATGGCTGTACTGGAAAAATGGGGAGGGCTGTGCTCGAAGCCGCCATGGCTGCTGGGCTTAATCCTGTTCCTGTAGCATTGGGCGGCCCAGAGGATGCAGggaaaattttggattttggtggGAAGCAGGTTGAAGTGCACGGTCCATCTGATAGAGAATCTGTTCTATCTTCTGCGTTGAATGATCATCCTAACCTGATTGTGGTGGACTACACGGTGCCGGCTGCTGTGAATG ACAATGCTACATTGTATTGCAAAGTTGGGGTACCCTTTGTAATGGGAACCACTGGAGGAGATAGGGAACTTCTGTATAAGACCGTGGCTGACTCAAAGGTTTATGCTGTGATATCCCCCCAAATGGGTAAACAG GTGGTAGCATTTCTTGCAGCCATGGAAATTATGGCAGAACAATTTCCCGGTGCATTTTCTGGATATAACCTACAA GTGATGGAGTCACATCAAGCCAGCAAGTTAGATATATCTGGAACTGCTAAGGCGGTCATTTCTTGTTTCCAGAAGCTTGGTGCCTCATTTGAACTGGAGCAG GTTCAGCAAATACGGGACCCTAAGTTGCAAGTTGAGATGGTAGGTGTCCCAGAAGAGCATTTGTCTGGTCATGCATTCCACATGTATCACCTAACGTCACCTGATGGAAC TGTCTCCTTTGAGTTTCAGCACAATGTTTGTGGTAGATCAATCTATGCAGAGGGAACTGTTGATGCCGTACTTTTCCTCGCTAAGAAG GTTAGTTCAAATGCAGACAAGCGgatatatgatatgattgatGTT CTCCAAATTTTATTCCCAGTACTAGGAATCATGTTTTGGCTAGGACCTCGTTGTTACTTAACATGGCCAACTAAATTAGTACCTTAG
- the LOC105175500 gene encoding uncharacterized protein LOC105175500 (The sequence of the model RefSeq protein was modified relative to this genomic sequence to represent the inferred CDS: added 63 bases not found in genome assembly), with product MDKIEHKYVEVNGLKLHVAEIGSGSSPAVVFLHGFPEIWYSWRHQMLAVAEAGFRAIAPDYRGYGLSDPPPEPEKATFLDFVADVLALLDALALSKVFLVGKDFGAAVVSIFTLLHRERVLGFVTMGVPFMPPRPPTHHQHLPEGFYISRWKEPGRAEADFGRLDAKTVVRNVYIMFSKSEVPTAHENQEIMDLVEPSAPLPPWFTEEDLAVYGALYEKSGFRTALQVPYRSMGAKWDIPDPKVEVPALLIMGEKDYVLKFPGIEDYIRSGAVREFVPNLEITFMPEGGHFVQEQSPDEVNDLVLKFLRNHH from the exons ATGGATAAGATAGAGCACAAGTACGTGGAAGTCAACGGTCTGAAGCTCCACGTCGCAGAAATCGGAAGTGGATCGTCGCCGGCCGTAGTGTTCCTGCACGGATTCCCAGAGATATGGTACTCTTGGCGCCACCAGATGCTCGCCGTCGCCGAAGCCGGGTTCAGAGCTATCGCACCTGATTATAGAGGGTACGGGCTCTCTGACCCGCCGCCCGAACCCGAGAAGGCCACGTTCCTGGACTTCGTCGCTGATGTCCTTGCGCTTCTTGATGCTCTTGCCCTCTCCAAG GTTTTTCTCGTCGGTAAAGATTTTGGAGCTGCG CCCTTCATGCCGCCCCGTCCTCCCACACATCATCAGCACCTTCCCGAGGGCTTCTACATCTCAAGATGGAAG GAGCCTGGACGTGCTGAGGCTGATTTCGGTCGTCTTGATGCCAAAACAGTGGTTAGGAATGTTTATATAATGTTCTCCAAAAGTGAAGTACCAACAGCTCATGAAAACCAGGAAATCATGGACTTGGTGGAACCATCGGCTCCTCTGCCTCCTTGGTTCACCGAGGAGGATCTTGCAGTCTATGGAGCCTTGTATGAGAAATCAGGTTTCCGGACTGCATTGCAGGTTCCTTACAG GTCAATGGGTGCAAAGTGGGACATACCAGATCCTAAGGTTGAGGTTCCAGCTCTGCTGATAATGGGCGAGAAAGACTACGTCCTGAAATTTCCAGGAATAGAGGACTACATTAGGAGCGGGGCGGTCAGAGAATTCGTGCCCAATTTGGAGATCACGTTCATGCCCGAAGGAGGTCACTTTGTTCAAGAGCAATCACCTGATGAGGTGAATGACCTCGTCCTCAAGTTCCTCAGAAACCATCATTAA